A single region of the Epinephelus moara isolate mb chromosome 14, YSFRI_EMoa_1.0, whole genome shotgun sequence genome encodes:
- the LOC126400983 gene encoding inversin-A yields MMRPKDLRQGSGTKTFLDAMHGGKVHLARFILDALDGRIINSKTENSRTPLMYAVCLQDPGTRAKFTRLLLEKGADVNCQDEDGRTALSHACELGHLDVVKLLVQFNADPDISDAWGNSALMYAAFSGHSQVLEFLVRAFKRLGLRMDRINNAGHSAIEVANFFGHNQCVQILNFPCRRGVGADDPLADSGTIGEGESRLPNRLPRHVLERFSKQLNNNEDQLPEVFHKQLKIGDSSGLWNRFRCPRSQSQDDNYRHSWALPPQIEKSKTEGDHSVLFTAKQLQNCHLRELRAKTLNSLPEPSQKDVSRDTGLQEQTPVSFPLWGKAKSFNLDLLSSRKQSYQGDVRDMSLSASKLKRASLQDERCLIDKMECQGNTRGLTNDADKTVSMPKPLLNGKSQPVRALEENVKSQREEANDIAPSSRREQQKRGSVGATGRHNKLLFARGEMESGKIPSRTPGFMGLGTRLLRRFTAPEFMRMVIDCSSGSSNGRGRISRSETFPLSHTHQQVNSQPSVDSISGVKCEFESCSSQSTLD; encoded by the coding sequence ATGATGCGGCCGAAAGATTTACGCCAGGGCTCTGGCACTAAGACCTTTCTGGATGCCATGCACGGTGGTAAAGTTCACCTTGCGCGCTTCATTCTGGACGCCTTGGACGGACGCATCATCAACTCTAAGACAGAAAACAGCCGCACCCCGCTCATGTACGCTGTCTGCCTACAAGACCCCGGGACCAGGGCCAAGTTCACCCGACTGCTGCTGGAGAAAGGGGCCGATGTCAACTGCCAGGATGAGGACGGTCGCACTGCCCTCAGCCATGCCTGTGAGTTGGGTCATCTGGATGTGGTCAAACTTTTAGTGCAGTTCAATGCTGATCCTGACATCTCTGACGCCTGGGGTAACAGCGCTCTGATGTATGCTGCCTTTTCTGGGCACAGCCAGGTTCTGGAGTTCCTGGTGCGAGCTTTTAAAAGACTTGGACTGAGGATGGACAGAATAAATAACGCTGGTCACTCAGCTATCGAGGTGGCTAACTTCTTTGGACACAACCAGTGTGTGCAGATTCTGAACTTTCCTTGCAGGAGGGGCGTAGGCGCGGACGACCCACTTGCTGATTCAGGTACCATCGGAGAAGGAGAGAGCCGGCTGCCCAACAGGCTTCCCAGGCATGTTCTGGAGAGGTTCTCCAAGCAGCTGAACAATAATGAAGACCAACTGCCGGAGGTTTTTCACAAACAGCTGAAGATTGGAGACAGCAGCGGGCTGTGGAACCGCTTCAGATGCCCCAGGAGTCAGTCTCAAGATGACAACTATCGCCACAGCTGGGCTCTGCCTCCTCAAATAGAGAAAAGCAAGACTGAGGGGGATCACAGCGTTCTGTTCACTGCCAAACAACTGCAAAACTGCCATCTTAGAGAACTAAGGGCTAAAACTCTGAACTCTCTGCCTGAGCCAAGCCAGAAAGATGTCAGCCGAGACACTGGACTCCAAGAGCAAACGCCAGTAAGTTTTCCTCTCTGGGGAAAAGCAAAGTCGTTTAACCTGGACCTCCTGAGCAGCAGAAAGCAGTCCTATCAGGGTGATGTGCGTGACATGAGCCTGTCAGCCAGCAAATTAAAGAGAGCCTCGCTACAGGATGAGAGATGCCTGATAGACAAGATGGAATGTCAAGGGAACACCCGGGGCCTGACAAACGATGCTGACAAAACTGTCTCCATGCCAAAACCTCTTTTAAACGGCAAGAGTCAGCCCGTGAGAGCACTCGAGGAGAATGTCAAATCACAGAGGGAAGAGGCTAATGACATAGCCCCATcaagcagaagagagcagcagaagAGGGGAAGCGTTGGCGCGACCGGGAGACACAACAAACTGCTGTTTGCCAGAGGGGAGATGGAGTCCGGGAAGATCCCAAGCCGTACGCCGGGATTCATGGGCCTGGGGACCAGACTGCTGCGCCGATTCACTGCCCCGGAGTTCATGAGGATGGTGATAGACTGTTCGTCTGGCTCCTCAAACGGCCGAGGGCGGATTTCCCGCTCCGAaaccttccctctctctcacacacaccagcaggtCAACAGCCAGCCGAGCGTTGACAGCATCAGTGGAGTGAAGTGTGAGTTCGAAAGCTGCTCGTCTCAGTCCACCCTCGATTAG
- the LOC126400578 gene encoding serine/threonine-protein kinase PAK 6, with product MFRKKKKKRPEISAPKNFEHRVHTSFDSKRGCFVGLPTQWQSLIENLRRPKPMVDPSRITEVELRPKKTIVRGSMIGHGDYIAAMINDMNRLSVTSSNSLRKSSPSARKRAQSLGRLGEVNEGDTYQYEGLTQDDEDDDDAGQEWRDRARNIHSETNTPYLGMKKSITLQPNGILPKAKSTYEVSVSSLEGPSQPVPSQNIPMLSHGAYMSGEVGSPQERVIWKRDFQLPRGMPPNQRPIACFYSPAMTVQQPLSDQATVTAELRPNVPMYMHPQNSPGRPFSSYDLKAESAVRYHSGFLPTGNSSPLAGGIRPQRTVRSSASYTLGLSPNMGLRPNGPDPFLRHSGCPNPPYPRQDSPSQPRPSPTGSLATSPPGTCSPAFRPPQHPSPRPPPDPPKVTHEQFKAALQMVVDKGDPRSYLENFVKIGEGSTGVVCIATEKHSGRQVAVKMMDLRRQQRRELLFNEVVIMRDYQHRNVVEMFKSALVEEELWVIMEYLQGGALTNIVSETRLSEEQIATVCEAVLQALAYLHSQGVIHRDIKSDSILLTLDGRVKLSDFGFCAQISKDIPKRKSLVGTPYWMAPEVISKSPYGTEVDVWSMGIMVVEMVDGEPPYFSETPVAAMKRLRDELAPTVRNVNQISPVLKDFLDRMLTRDPLERASATDLLEHPFLLQSGSPQCLVPLVEQYRKRMSRC from the exons ATGTTTcgcaagaagaaaaagaagaggccTGAGATATCAGCGCCAAAGAACTTTGAGCACCGTGTCCACACCTCGTTTGACTCCAAGCGCGGCTGCTTTGTGGGCCTGCCAACGCAATGGCAGAGCCTGATAGAGAACCTGCGCAGGCCCAAACCCATGGTGGACCCTTCCAGGATCACAGAGGTGGAGCTGAGGCCAAAGAAG ACCATAGTGCGGGGGAGCATGATCGGTCACGGAGACTACATAGCAGCCATGATCAATGACATGAACCGTCTGTCTGTGACCAGTTCTAACTCTCTGAGGAAGAGCAGCCCCTCAGCCAGGAAGAGGGCCCAGTCACTGGGAAGGCTGGGGGAAGTGAACGAGGGAGACACTTACCAGTATGAGGGCCTGACCCAGGATGATGAAGATGACGATGATGCGGGTCAAGAGTGGAGGGACAGGGCCAGGAACATCCACAGTGAGACTAACACCCCCTACCTGGGCATGAAGAAGAGCATCACTCTGCAGCCCAATGGGATCTTGCCAAAGGCCAAGTCCACCTACGAAGTCAGCGTCAGCTCCCTGGAGGGACCCTCGCAACCGGTTCCGTCCCAGAACATCCCGATGCTAAGTCACGGGGCTTATATGAGCGGCGAGGTTGGCAGCCCTCAGGAGAGAGTGATATGGAAGAGAGATTTCCAGCTGCCCAGGGGAATGCCACCAAATCAAAGACCTATAGCTTGTTTTTACAGCCCAGCTATGACTGTACAGCAGCCCCTTAGTGATCAAGCAACAGTCACTGCGGAGCTCCGGCCCAACGTACCGATGTACATGCACCCCCAGAACAGCCCCGGGAGGCCGTTCTCCTCCTATGACCTGAAA GCAGAGTCGGCAGTGAGGTACCACTCCGGCTTCCTGCCCACTGGCAACAGCAGTCCTCTTGCAGGCGGCATCAGACCCCAGCGAACTGTGCGCTCCTCGGCTAGCTACACATTAGGCCTATCCCCTAACATGGGGCTGAGGCCCAATGGGCCTGACCCCTTCCTCAGACACTCTGGATGCCCCAATCCTCCCTACCCCCGGCAAGACAGCCCCTCCCAGCCTCGACCCTCCCCTACAGGCTCACTAGCCACCAGTCCTCCAGGCACCTGCTCCCCTGCTTTCAGGCCCCCACAACATCCTTCACCCAGACCGCCGCCAGACCCGCCTAAGGTGACCCATGAACAGTTCAAGGCAGCCCTGCAGATGGTGGTAGACAAGGGCGATCCACGGTCTTACCTGGAGAACTTTGTGAAGATCGGTGAGGGTTCGACAGGGGTGGTGTGTATCGCTACAGAGAAGCACAGCGGCAGGCAGGTGGCGGTAAAGATGATGGACTTGCGGcggcagcagaggagagagttGCTCTTTAATGAG GTGGTCATCATGAGGGACTATCAGCACAGGAACGTGGTGGAGATGTTTAAGTCAGCcctggtggaggaggagctgtGGGTCATCATGGAGTACCTGCAGGGTGGAGCGCTGACCAACATTGTGTCTGAGACCAG GCTGAGCGAGGAGCAGATTGCCACAGTTTGTGAAGCTGTTCTGCAAGCCCTGGCCTATCTCCATTCACAGGGAGTCATCCACAGAGACATCAAGAGCGACTCTATATTACTCACATTAGACGGAAGG GTTAAGCTTTCAGACTTTGGCTTCTGTGCTCAGATCAGTAAGGACATCCCTAAGAGGAAATCTTTAGTGGGGACACCCTATTGGATGGCTCCTGAGGTCATCTCCAAATCACCATATGGCACTGAG GTGGATGTTTGGTCAATGGGTATTATGGTGGTGGAGATGGTGGACGGAGAGCCCCCGTACTTCAGTGAAACCCCTGTAGCAGCTATGAAGAGACTGAGGGATGAGCTGGCTCCTACTGTGCGAAATGTCAACCAG ATCTCCCCTGTTCTAAAAGACTTCCTGGACCGTATGCTGACTCGGGACCCCCTAGAGCGGGCCAGCGCCACTGACCTGCTGGAGCACCCCTTCCTGCTGCAGAGCGGCTCACCTCAGTGCCTGGTCCCACTGGTGGAGCAGTACCGCAAGCGCATGTCCCGCTGCTGA